A region of Saccharococcus thermophilus DNA encodes the following proteins:
- a CDS encoding PLP-dependent aminotransferase family protein yields MVELQPILDSTNGTPLYMQLYTYIKEEIANGHLKKGSKLPSIRVLSQHLAISKTTVETAYQQLLAEGYIESKPRVGFIVQDLEEPLAPQVPQIDVLAEAPKTNPIRYNFRYGHIDPDHFPLKTWRKCLLAAMDAERSEWLWYGDRQGDIDLREEIQRYLYHARGIHCSPEQIVIGSGTPQLIGLLCQLFDFRHDVVALENPCYNVIRTVFQNHHFSILPIELEEDGLNIDQLQATNAKVVYVTPSHQLPLGMVLPIGKRQKLLKWVQQSNGFIIEDDYDSEFRYGNKPIPALKALDTEDRVVYVGTFSKVFTPAIRASYMVLPQRLLARFYERCANYHQTVATIVQKSLALFMREGHFERHIRRMRTIYAKKRQALIGAIREHFGDQATIIGDKAGLHLLVEIKGKDAAELVQKAEKAGILVYSAAKYWFGNDETPPPYLLLGFGGMSEKDIRAGIRELKQVWEI; encoded by the coding sequence ATGGTGGAATTGCAGCCCATTCTCGATTCAACAAACGGTACACCGCTTTACATGCAGCTGTATACATACATAAAAGAAGAAATCGCAAACGGCCATCTTAAAAAAGGAAGCAAACTTCCCTCGATTCGCGTGCTTTCCCAACATTTAGCCATCAGCAAAACCACCGTCGAAACCGCATACCAGCAGCTTCTTGCCGAAGGATATATCGAAAGCAAACCGCGCGTAGGGTTTATTGTTCAAGACCTAGAAGAACCTCTCGCACCGCAGGTTCCCCAAATCGATGTTCTGGCGGAGGCTCCAAAAACCAATCCCATTCGCTACAACTTTCGCTACGGTCATATTGACCCTGACCATTTTCCGCTGAAAACATGGCGGAAATGTCTCCTCGCAGCGATGGATGCGGAGCGAAGCGAATGGTTGTGGTACGGCGACCGTCAGGGAGATATCGACTTGCGCGAGGAAATTCAACGCTATTTGTACCACGCACGCGGCATTCACTGTTCTCCAGAACAAATCGTTATCGGCTCTGGCACGCCGCAACTGATTGGTCTCTTATGCCAGCTGTTCGACTTTCGGCATGATGTGGTCGCTTTAGAAAACCCTTGTTATAATGTCATTCGCACTGTGTTTCAAAATCACCATTTTTCTATTCTCCCGATTGAACTGGAAGAAGATGGGCTGAACATCGACCAGCTGCAAGCAACAAACGCAAAAGTCGTCTATGTCACTCCTTCGCATCAATTGCCGCTTGGGATGGTATTGCCGATCGGCAAGCGGCAAAAGCTCCTGAAATGGGTGCAGCAGTCTAACGGATTTATTATCGAAGACGATTACGATAGCGAATTCCGCTACGGAAACAAACCGATCCCTGCGTTAAAAGCGCTCGATACGGAAGACCGTGTCGTTTATGTCGGCACGTTTTCGAAAGTGTTCACTCCTGCCATCCGCGCGAGCTATATGGTGCTGCCGCAACGTTTGCTGGCGCGTTTTTACGAACGCTGCGCCAACTATCATCAGACCGTCGCCACGATCGTGCAAAAATCGCTCGCCCTGTTTATGCGTGAAGGCCATTTTGAACGCCATATCCGCCGCATGCGCACCATCTACGCGAAAAAACGTCAGGCGCTTATCGGAGCGATTCGCGAACACTTTGGTGATCAAGCAACAATCATCGGCGACAAAGCGGGGCTCCATCTTCTTGTAGAAATAAAAGGCAAGGATGCCGCTGAACTGGTGCAAAAAGCAGAAAAAGCAGGCATTCTCGTCTATTCCGCAGCGAAATATTGGTTTGGAAACGATGAAACGCCGCCTCCGTATCTTTTGCTCGGCTTTGGAGGAATGAGCGAGAAAGATATCCGAGCTGGAATTCGCGAACTGAAACAAGTATGGGAGATTTGA